A portion of the Solea senegalensis isolate Sse05_10M linkage group LG17, IFAPA_SoseM_1, whole genome shotgun sequence genome contains these proteins:
- the LOC122784072 gene encoding protein yippee-like 5 has protein sequence MGRIFLDHIGGTRLFSCANCDTILTNRAELISTRFTGATGRAFLFNKVVNLQHSEVQDRVMLTGRHMVRDVSCKNCNSKLGWMYEFATEESQRYKEGRVILERALVRESEGFERVPSDNS, from the exons ATGGGGCGCATCTTCTTGGATCATATTGGAGGAACTCGCCTCTTCTCTTGCGCCAACTGTGACACCATCCTGACCAACCGAGCTGAGCTCATCTCCACACGCTTCACTGGAGCAACTGGCCGAGCTTTCCTGTTCAACAAG GTTGTGAATCTGCAGCACAGCGAGGTCCAGGACAGAGTCATGCTGACAGGGAGACACATGGTGCGCGACGTCAGCTGCAAGAACTGCAACAGCAAACTGGGCTGGATGTACGAGTTTGCCACCGAGGAAAGTCAGCGCTACAAGGAGGGCCGCGTCATCCTGGAGAGGGCACTCGTGAGGGAGAGTGAAGGCTTCGAGCGCGTTCCTTCCGACAACTCCTGA